The following are encoded together in the Brassica napus cultivar Da-Ae chromosome A9, Da-Ae, whole genome shotgun sequence genome:
- the LOC106415036 gene encoding histone H2A variant 1-like: protein MAGKGGKGLIATKTMAGNKDKDKDKKKPITRSARAGIQFPVGRIHRQLKTRVSAHGRVGATAAVYTASILEYLTAEVLELAGNASKDLKVKRITPRHLQLAIRGDEELDTLIKGTIAGGGVIPHIHKSLINKAIKE from the exons ATGGCAGGCAAAGGAGGTAAAGGTCTCATCGCTACAAAAACCATGGCTGGTAACAAGGACAAAGACAAGGACAAGAAGAAACCCATCACTCGCTCTGCTCGTGCTGGTATTCAG TTTCCGGTGGGTCGTATCCATAGGCAACTCAAGACGAGAGTTTCAGCACACGGAAGGGTTGGTGCCACTGCTGCTGTCTACACGGCTTCGATCCTCGAGTACTTAACTGCGGAGGTTCTTGAGTTAGCTGGAAACGCGAGCAAAGATCTGAAAGTGAAGAGGATAACTCCTAGGCATTTGCAGCTGGCCATCAGAGGAGATGAGGAGCTTGACACGCTCATCAAAGGGACTATTGCTGGAGGAGGTGTGATTCCTCACATCCACAAGTCTCTAATCAACAAGGCCATCAAGGAGTGA
- the LOC106415035 gene encoding ABC transporter F family member 4: MGKKKSDESAPPAKGKPSGKDSSKEPKKEKLSVSAILASMDQKEDKPKKGSSSSRARPAPKKDSPYGDMDLPSSEDEDEGDSDEEQRQAEARRKLKSEQRHLDISVTDKEQKKREMKERAALQAIELAKREALRDDHDAFTVVIGSKTSVLEGEDTADANVKDITIESFSVSARGKELLKNASVKISHGKRYGLVGPNGMGKSTLLKLLAWRKIPVPKNIDVLLVEQEVVGDDKSALLAVVSANEELVKLREEAAALQNSSCDNEDDDDDSGEKLAELYERLQILGSDAAEAQASKILAGLGFTKEMQVRPTKSFSGGWRMRISLARALFVQPTLLLLDEPTNHLDLRAVLWLEEYLCRWKKTLVVVSHDRDFLNTVCTDIIHLHDQNLHFYRGNFDGFETGYEQRRKEMNKKFEIYDKQVKAAKRSGNRAQQEKVKDKAKFTAAKEASKSKGKGKAVDEDGPAPEAPRKWRDYSVEFHFPEPTELTPPLLQLIEVSFCYPNRPDFRLSDVDVGIDMGTRVAIVGPNGAGKSTLLNLLAGDLVPSEGEVRRSQKLRIGRYSQHFVDLLTMGETPVQYLLRLHPDQEGFSKQEAVRAKLGKFGLPSHNHLTPIAKLSGGQKARVVFTSISMSKPHILLLDEPTNHLDMQSIDALADALEEFSGGVVLVSHDSRLISRVCEDDEKSQIWVVEDGTVSFFDGTFEEYKEDLQREIRAEVDE, from the coding sequence ATGGGTAAGAAGAAGTCAGACGAGAGTGCCCCTCCCGCGAAGGGGAAGCCAAGTGGGAAAGATTCTTCTAAAGAACCCAAAAAGGAGAAGCTTTCTGTCTCTGCGATACTTGCAAGCATGGATCAGAAAGAGGATAAACCCAAGAAAGGCTCTTCATCATCCAGAGCCAGGCCTGCTCCTAAGAAGGATTCTCCCTACGGTGACATGGATCTTCCTTCTTCTGAGGACGAAGACGAAGGAGATTCTGATGAGGAGCAGAGACAGGCTGAAGCCAGGAGGAAGCTGAAGAGCGAACAGAGGCATCTCGATATCTCCGTGACTGATAAGGAGCAGAAGAAGCGAGAGATGAAGGAGAGAGCGGCTCTTCAGGCTATAGAGCTTGCGAAGAGGGAGGCTTTGAGGGATGACCATGATGCTTTCACTGTTGTTATTGGAAGCAAGACTTCTGTGCTTGAAGGGGAAGACACGGCTGATGCGAATGTTAAGGATATCACGATCGAGTCTTTTTCAGTCTCTGCTAGGGGTAAGGAGCTTTTGAAGAATGCTTCTGTTAAGATATCGCATGGGAAGAGGTATGGATTGGTTGGGCCTAATGGAATGGGGAAGTCTACTTTGTTGAAGCTTTTGGCGTGGAGGAAGATTCCAGTTCCGAAGAATATTGATGTTCTTCTTGTTGAGCAAGAGGTGGTTGGTGATGACAAGAGTGCTTTGCTAGCAGTTGTTTCCGCCAATGAGGAGTTGGTTAAGCTGCGGGAAGAAGCTGCAGCGCTGCAGAACTCGTCTTGTGACaacgaagatgatgatgatgattctggTGAGAAGCTTGCTGAGTTGTATGAGAGGCTACAGATCTTAGGGTCAGATGCTGCTGAAGCACAGGCGTCCAAGATTCTCGCTGGGTTGGGTTTCACAAAAGAGATGCAAGTTAGGCCGACCAAGTCATTCAGTGGTGGATGGAGGATGAGAATTTCGTTAGCTAGAGCTCTCTTTGTGCAGCCTACTCTTCTGTTGTTAGATGAACCCACCAACCATCTTGACCTGAGAGCTGTTCTCTGGTTAGAGGAGTATCTCTGTCGCTGGAAGAAGACGTTGGTTGTTGTTTCGCACGACCGGGACTTCCTCAACACTGTCTGCACGGATATAATTCACTTGCATGACCAGAATCTCCACTTCTACCGTGGTAACTTCGATGGTTTCGAAACTGGATACGAGCAGAGACGCAAGGAGATGAACAAAAAGTTTGAGATTTATGATAAACAGGTGAAAGCAGCTAAGAGATCTGGAAACCGTGCTCAACAGGAGAAGGTAAAGGACAAGGCCAAGTTTACTGCAGCGAAAGAAGCGTCCAAGAGTAAGGGAAAAGGTAAGGCGGTGGATGAGGATGGTCCAGCACCTGAAGCTCCGAGAAAATGGAGAGATTATAGCGTTGAGTTTCATTTCCCAGAACCAACCGAGCTCACTCCTCCTCTTCTGCAGTTGATTGAGGTTAGCTTCTGTTACCCGAACAGGCCAGACTTCAGGCTCTCAGATGTTGATGTGGGTATCGATATGGGTACAAGGGTCGCTATTGTTGGGCCTAATGGAGCTGGAAAGTCCACTCTTTTGAACCTTCTCGCTGGAGATTTAGTTCCGAGCGAAGGTGAAGTGAGGAGAAGCCAAAAGCTGAGGATTGGCAGATACTCTCAGCACTTTGTTGACCTGTTAACAATGGGGGAAACGCCAGTTCAGTATCTTCTTCGCCTTCATCCTGACCAAGAGGGGTTTAGCAAACAAGAGGCTGTGCGTGCTAAGCTAGGCAAGTTTGGGCTACCGAGTCACAACCACTTGACTCCGATTGCGAAACTGTCCGGTGGGCAAAAAGCTAGAGTTGTGTTTACTTCAATCTCAATGTCGAAGCCACACATATTGCTTCTCGACGAGCCTACGAATCACTTAGACATGCAGAGCATAGATGCGTTGGCTGATGCGCTAGAGGAGTTCAGTGGAGGAGTTGTGCTGGTGAGTCACGACTCGAGACTCATATCACGTGTCTGTGAGGATGATGAGAAGAGTCAGATTTGGGTTGTGGAAGACGGAACTGTGTCTTTCTTCGATGGCACGTTTGAAGAGTACAAGGAAGATCTCCAAAGAGAGATCAGAGCAGAGGTTGATGAgtga